One genomic segment of Lysobacter sp. 5GHs7-4 includes these proteins:
- a CDS encoding response regulator: MSLPARLLVIDDDAAFCRILVRHLQRAGVDTHVAHNASDALAAAATFAPDGVLLDLKLGADNGLLLIQSLREMRPQARIVLATGYASIATAVDAMRRGAWNYLPKPFDIDALARAYEQPSDVAPAPAEPPSLRRQGWEHMQRVLAECGGNVSAAARVLGVDRRTLQRRLAKKPVRERA, encoded by the coding sequence ATGAGCCTGCCCGCGCGCCTGCTGGTGATCGACGACGACGCGGCGTTCTGCCGCATCCTGGTGCGCCATCTGCAGCGCGCCGGCGTGGACACGCACGTCGCGCACAACGCGTCCGACGCGTTGGCGGCGGCCGCGACGTTCGCGCCGGACGGCGTGCTGCTGGATCTCAAGCTCGGCGCGGACAACGGCCTGCTGCTGATCCAGTCGCTGCGCGAGATGCGTCCGCAGGCGCGCATCGTGCTCGCCACCGGCTACGCCAGCATCGCCACCGCAGTGGATGCGATGCGCCGCGGCGCCTGGAACTATCTGCCCAAGCCCTTCGACATCGATGCGCTGGCGCGCGCCTACGAGCAGCCGTCGGACGTCGCGCCCGCGCCCGCCGAGCCGCCTTCGCTGCGCCGCCAGGGCTGGGAGCACATGCAGCGCGTGCTGGCCGAATGCGGCGGCAACGTGTCCGCCGCGGCACGCGTGCTGGGCGTGGACCGGCGCACCTTGCAGCGGCGCCTGGCCAAGAAGCCGGTGCGCGAACGCGCCTAG